One window of Alteromonas sp. LMIT006 genomic DNA carries:
- the rimK gene encoding 30S ribosomal protein S6--L-glutamate ligase has protein sequence MRIGILSRNPNLYSTRRLREAAELKGHVIDIIDTMHCYMDITSAKPSVRYKGRALPHYDAIIPRIGASVTFYGTSVVRQFEMMGTYSINESVAISRSRDKLRSLQLLSRKGIGMPRTGFANHPDRIDDLIKNVGGAPVVIKLLEGTQGIGVVLADTNKAATAIIEAFMGLNANILVQEYIKEAGGADIRCLVVGGKVIAAMKRQAPPGEFRSNLHRGGTASLVRLSPAERKTAVDAAKTMGLNMAGVDILRSNHGPVVMEVNSSPGLEGIEKATGKDVAGMIIDFIAKSAKPNATKTRGKG, from the coding sequence ATGCGAATTGGTATTTTATCGCGCAATCCCAACCTCTATTCCACTCGCCGACTGCGTGAAGCGGCTGAGCTGAAAGGCCATGTAATCGACATCATCGATACCATGCATTGCTACATGGATATTACCAGTGCCAAACCATCGGTTCGCTATAAAGGACGTGCATTACCTCATTATGATGCGATCATTCCTCGCATTGGTGCATCGGTTACGTTCTATGGTACCTCGGTCGTGCGTCAATTTGAGATGATGGGTACCTATTCCATTAATGAGTCGGTTGCGATCAGTCGTTCTCGTGACAAGCTGCGTTCATTACAGTTACTTTCTCGCAAAGGCATTGGTATGCCGCGTACCGGGTTTGCCAACCATCCAGACAGGATTGACGATTTGATCAAAAATGTTGGCGGTGCGCCTGTGGTCATAAAATTACTCGAGGGCACCCAAGGTATTGGCGTGGTACTCGCTGATACCAATAAAGCAGCAACGGCCATCATTGAAGCCTTTATGGGGCTGAATGCCAACATTCTGGTTCAAGAATATATTAAAGAAGCTGGTGGTGCAGACATTCGTTGTCTGGTCGTCGGAGGCAAGGTCATTGCCGCGATGAAGCGTCAAGCCCCTCCAGGAGAGTTTCGCTCTAATCTTCATCGAGGTGGTACTGCAAGTTTGGTAAGACTTTCTCCTGCTGAACGTAAAACGGCTGTTGATGCAGCCAAAACCATGGGCTTAAACATGGCTGGAGTCGATATTTTGCGCTCGAATCACGGCCCTGTGGTAATGGAGGTGAATTCATCTCCAGGCTTAGAAGGCATTGAAAAAGCGACCGGCAAAGACGTGGCAGGTATGATCATTGATTTTATTGCCAAATCTGCCAAACCCAACGCCACCAAGACTCGAGGCAAAGGCTAG
- a CDS encoding succinylglutamate desuccinylase/aspartoacylase family protein, which produces MKIAPLTIAGQTINAGETVRLGLEMPPLYTDTSMHIPIEVRRGKRAGPIMFVSAAIHGDELNGIEIINRLQKSRSIKNLKGTLITVPMVNVYGVLNQSRYLPDRRDLNRCFPGSRKGSLGGRIAHLFVEEIIKKCDVGIDLHTGAIHRSNLPQIRANCDDAETLEMAKAFGMPVILNADLRDGSMRETASELGAKVLLYEAGEALRYDEFSIRAGVKGIINVMRQIGMLNKVKRKGHPIAPFIARQSGWVRANESGLINHHAQLGDHVSKGEVLGTIANPYGDVLDKILSPSEGVVIGKQNIPLTQEGEAVYHIAYFHKPDTVAEHVELLQDNLDTVTR; this is translated from the coding sequence GTGAAAATCGCCCCTTTAACGATTGCGGGACAGACCATTAACGCTGGGGAAACGGTTCGATTGGGGTTGGAGATGCCCCCACTCTACACGGATACAAGCATGCACATCCCCATTGAGGTAAGACGTGGAAAACGCGCTGGCCCGATTATGTTTGTGAGTGCAGCCATCCACGGGGATGAGTTAAATGGGATTGAAATCATCAATCGTCTACAAAAAAGTCGCTCGATTAAGAACCTAAAAGGCACTTTGATTACGGTACCCATGGTCAATGTATACGGTGTGCTGAATCAAAGTCGTTATTTGCCAGACCGGCGCGATCTGAATCGCTGTTTTCCGGGTAGTCGCAAAGGCTCACTTGGTGGTCGTATTGCGCATCTTTTCGTCGAGGAAATTATTAAAAAATGTGATGTCGGTATTGATTTGCACACCGGAGCGATTCATCGCTCGAATTTACCTCAAATACGAGCTAACTGTGATGATGCTGAAACGTTGGAGATGGCAAAAGCTTTTGGTATGCCGGTCATTTTGAACGCTGATTTACGGGATGGATCCATGCGCGAAACCGCTAGCGAGCTTGGTGCCAAAGTGTTGTTGTATGAAGCTGGTGAAGCCTTGCGTTACGATGAATTTTCGATTCGAGCTGGTGTTAAAGGGATCATCAATGTGATGCGTCAAATCGGTATGCTCAATAAGGTCAAGCGCAAGGGGCACCCAATTGCACCATTCATCGCTCGGCAAAGTGGCTGGGTGCGCGCAAATGAAAGTGGCTTAATCAATCATCATGCTCAACTTGGCGATCATGTGAGTAAAGGCGAAGTGCTAGGCACTATCGCCAATCCTTATGGCGATGTATTGGACAAAATCCTCTCTCCCTCGGAGGGGGTTGTGATTGGCAAACAAAATATCCCGCTTACTCAAGAAGGGGAGGCGGTCTATCACATTGCGTATTTTCATAAACCCGATACCGTGGCAGAACACGTCGAACTGCTGCAAGATAATTTGGATACGGTAACACGATGA
- a CDS encoding ATP-dependent zinc protease, translating into MNKTIIGAIEQCNLPKLAIKGLHIRVDTGAATSSLHVDNIEEFEKDGIPWVSFDIHPDYHDVKRVVRREAPVVSRKIVKSSTATRERRFVITTPITMNDTTWDIQLTLTDRSNMTYLMLLGREAMQDRFIVDPSIEYILGRFATEDN; encoded by the coding sequence ATGAACAAAACCATCATTGGGGCAATTGAACAGTGCAATTTGCCCAAATTAGCCATCAAAGGCTTACATATTCGCGTTGATACTGGCGCCGCCACCTCATCTTTGCATGTCGATAATATCGAAGAATTTGAAAAAGACGGCATACCGTGGGTCAGTTTTGACATCCACCCTGACTATCACGATGTCAAACGAGTCGTGCGCCGTGAAGCACCGGTGGTATCTCGCAAAATCGTCAAAAGCTCAACTGCGACCCGCGAAAGACGGTTTGTGATAACGACCCCGATAACGATGAATGACACCACTTGGGACATCCAATTGACCCTCACCGATCGCTCGAACATGACGTATTTGATGTTACTTGGACGTGAAGCGATGCAAGACCGCTTTATTGTGGATCCAAGTATTGAGTATATTCTGGGGCGCTTTGCTACAGAAGATAACTAA
- a CDS encoding DMT family transporter, protein MRLIILTILALLAFAGNSLLCRIALYETNIDPVSFTTIRLVSGALCLLLIVYLVKRQSLIYSQKSWRSALWLFVYAICFSLSYIGLSAGTGALILFATVQLTMLSLSWWKGDRFSKPQWLGFVMAWLGLVYLFLPGVTAPPLTSAMLMIGSGIAWALYTLRGQQGGDPTQTTALNFIYSIPFALVLSVIGLSYATLDGYGVIYAVLSGAITSGVGYAIWYAVLPSMKASTAASLQLSVPVIAAVAGVVLLDEMLTLRLSIASISILGGVGIVLYFRQKKTVQNQHGNQ, encoded by the coding sequence ATGCGACTAATTATCTTAACCATTTTGGCGCTTCTAGCGTTTGCTGGAAATTCGTTACTGTGCCGAATAGCTTTGTATGAAACTAATATCGATCCAGTATCGTTTACCACAATCCGCTTGGTTTCTGGCGCGTTGTGTCTGCTACTTATTGTATACTTGGTTAAGCGGCAGAGCTTAATTTATTCGCAAAAAAGCTGGCGTTCGGCTTTGTGGTTATTTGTCTATGCGATTTGTTTTTCGCTCTCTTACATAGGTCTATCAGCGGGCACTGGGGCGTTAATTTTGTTTGCGACGGTGCAACTCACCATGTTGAGTTTGAGTTGGTGGAAAGGTGACCGCTTCTCAAAACCGCAATGGCTCGGCTTTGTTATGGCCTGGTTGGGCTTGGTTTATTTGTTTTTACCTGGGGTAACGGCTCCGCCCCTGACCAGTGCAATGTTGATGATAGGTTCAGGCATAGCGTGGGCCTTGTATACCTTACGCGGGCAACAAGGGGGTGATCCAACGCAAACGACGGCTCTAAATTTTATTTACAGTATTCCATTTGCGCTGGTATTAAGTGTGATTGGCTTGAGTTATGCAACCTTGGATGGGTATGGCGTGATCTATGCGGTATTATCAGGTGCGATCACATCAGGTGTAGGCTATGCAATTTGGTATGCAGTGTTGCCAAGCATGAAAGCCAGTACAGCGGCCAGTTTACAACTCAGTGTCCCGGTCATTGCGGCCGTTGCTGGAGTTGTATTATTGGATGAAATGCTGACATTGCGTTTGAGCATTGCTAGCATTTCAATTTTGGGTGGAGTAGGTATCGTCTTGTACTTTCGCCAAAAGAAAACGGTGCAAAATCAGCATGGTAACCAATAG
- a CDS encoding zinc-dependent metalloprotease yields the protein MKNMSLTAIAVALALSLSPQILATELLAEDAPKPPKAESSKAQEEGEQAEKNEEEEDEEDDAEKEEKKETFADKVKDLDHLPGYLEIYRDPKTGSAKLSLSKDQLDTPILYFAKTVNGVVDVRHFVGAYRTERLIEFRQYFDRLDVVAVNDFFYFDPENALSKASHANTSDAILVTTKIEFDEEGKILVNLDDILLNQNVHRIQPYPSRNPKVEKERFKLGKLSKNKTRLNSVNNFPENTHVTVDYVFENPTPRNWGTGGNADPRFTTISLQHAFVKLPENNFEPRVDDARVGYFGTYKDDQTTPDTTPYRDYITRWHLEKKDPTAEVSDPVKPITWWIENTTPVEWRETIKEGVLAWNSAFEKAGISNALEVKIQPDDADWSAEDVRYNVLRWTSSPRPPFGGYGPSLANPQTGEIIAADIMLEYVFMTNRWLYEGMFTQGTMLNDNDAHDAHDHNSLMNAWAEETLHCSKGHEINMGVALGQMIGGQSTTDIYDLDNNEILRQGLLHLTLHEVGHTLGLNHNMMASQLYSPKDVHNADITQGAITGSVMDYAPINLAPVGVEQGDYYDYAPGPYDDWAIYYGYSPALDDPEEEAKRLESILQKSTQKALAFGNDADDMRAPGRHIDPRIMTGDMSSDAVTYAEQYIERLHFEAKTLKDKVLQPGESHQDLVVAANIIVGSMGTQANVMSRYVGGVYINRAVVGQEGYDQPFTPVPREKQVQAMQALNKHIFAPDAIADLEPLFAFLQKQRRGFSHYGNNEDPKPHSMLLRMQSRVMDHLLHPNVMMRITDSTRYGNEYPLADMLNDLTDAVFKADIRGDVNTYRQMLQVAYVERLIAIAGLEKPSKHDLISQATATYILQELNDTLKINRGDTATKIHRNFLKDRMNRAFHKSKT from the coding sequence ATGAAGAATATGAGTTTAACCGCCATTGCGGTTGCCCTAGCCCTGTCGCTATCCCCCCAAATTTTAGCCACCGAGTTACTCGCTGAAGATGCTCCGAAACCACCGAAAGCCGAAAGCTCCAAAGCTCAGGAAGAAGGTGAACAAGCCGAAAAAAACGAAGAAGAAGAAGACGAGGAGGATGACGCAGAGAAAGAAGAAAAAAAAGAAACCTTTGCGGACAAAGTCAAAGATCTTGACCACCTCCCTGGTTATTTAGAAATTTATCGCGACCCTAAAACTGGCTCTGCAAAACTGAGTTTGAGCAAAGACCAGCTTGATACTCCAATTCTATACTTTGCCAAAACCGTCAATGGTGTGGTGGACGTACGTCATTTTGTCGGAGCATATCGCACCGAGCGTTTAATTGAATTTCGTCAGTACTTTGATCGTCTTGATGTTGTGGCGGTGAATGACTTTTTCTATTTCGATCCAGAAAATGCTCTTAGCAAGGCGTCTCACGCCAATACATCAGATGCGATTTTGGTGACCACTAAGATCGAATTTGATGAAGAAGGCAAAATCCTTGTCAATTTAGATGATATTTTGTTGAATCAAAATGTGCATCGTATTCAGCCTTACCCAAGTCGCAACCCCAAAGTGGAAAAAGAACGCTTCAAACTCGGCAAGCTTTCAAAGAATAAAACTCGCCTAAACAGCGTAAACAATTTCCCTGAAAATACGCACGTTACTGTGGATTATGTGTTTGAAAACCCTACCCCGCGCAACTGGGGCACTGGCGGTAATGCCGATCCCCGTTTTACCACCATTAGCTTGCAACACGCTTTTGTAAAGTTACCGGAGAACAATTTTGAACCTCGTGTAGATGATGCGCGTGTTGGCTATTTTGGTACGTACAAAGACGACCAAACTACACCTGATACCACACCGTATCGCGACTACATCACGCGCTGGCATTTAGAGAAAAAAGACCCAACTGCAGAGGTATCTGACCCAGTCAAACCCATAACATGGTGGATTGAAAACACCACACCTGTCGAGTGGCGTGAGACTATCAAAGAAGGGGTGTTAGCGTGGAACTCTGCGTTTGAAAAGGCCGGAATTAGCAACGCGTTAGAAGTCAAGATTCAGCCCGACGATGCAGATTGGTCTGCCGAAGATGTTCGTTATAACGTCTTACGCTGGACGAGCTCTCCACGCCCTCCGTTTGGCGGCTACGGTCCAAGTCTAGCAAACCCTCAAACAGGGGAAATCATTGCTGCAGACATCATGCTTGAATACGTATTTATGACCAATCGTTGGTTGTATGAAGGTATGTTCACGCAAGGTACGATGTTGAATGACAATGACGCACACGATGCGCATGATCACAATTCGTTAATGAACGCCTGGGCTGAAGAGACGTTACATTGCTCAAAAGGCCACGAAATCAATATGGGCGTGGCATTAGGTCAGATGATCGGCGGCCAAAGCACCACTGATATCTATGACCTAGACAATAATGAGATTTTGCGTCAAGGCTTATTACACCTTACTTTACACGAAGTGGGTCACACTCTTGGCCTGAATCACAACATGATGGCCTCGCAATTATATTCGCCCAAAGACGTGCATAATGCAGACATCACACAAGGAGCCATCACAGGATCGGTCATGGATTATGCCCCAATCAATCTTGCGCCAGTGGGTGTTGAGCAAGGCGATTACTATGATTACGCGCCAGGGCCTTATGATGATTGGGCCATTTATTATGGTTACTCTCCCGCACTGGATGATCCAGAAGAAGAAGCCAAACGCCTAGAGTCTATTTTGCAAAAATCGACGCAAAAAGCACTCGCCTTTGGTAATGATGCCGATGACATGCGTGCACCTGGCCGCCACATCGACCCTCGGATCATGACCGGTGATATGTCGAGCGATGCCGTGACCTATGCTGAGCAATACATAGAGCGTTTACACTTTGAGGCCAAAACGCTTAAAGACAAAGTGTTACAGCCAGGCGAAAGTCATCAAGATTTGGTGGTAGCGGCCAATATCATTGTCGGCAGCATGGGGACCCAAGCCAACGTGATGTCTCGCTATGTTGGTGGTGTTTACATCAATCGTGCGGTGGTGGGCCAAGAAGGATATGACCAGCCGTTTACGCCAGTCCCACGTGAGAAGCAAGTACAGGCAATGCAAGCGCTCAATAAGCATATTTTTGCACCTGATGCGATTGCTGACTTAGAGCCGCTTTTTGCGTTTTTACAAAAGCAACGTCGTGGATTTAGTCACTACGGCAACAACGAAGATCCAAAGCCACACTCCATGTTATTGCGCATGCAGTCTCGTGTGATGGACCATCTGCTCCACCCAAATGTCATGATGCGGATCACTGACAGCACTCGCTATGGAAACGAATATCCATTAGCCGATATGCTCAATGATTTAACTGATGCGGTGTTTAAAGCGGATATTCGTGGCGATGTGAATACGTATCGTCAAATGTTACAAGTGGCCTACGTTGAACGTCTAATTGCCATTGCAGGATTAGAAAAGCCAAGTAAGCATGATTTGATCAGTCAAGCGACCGCAACTTATATCTTGCAAGAGTTAAATGATACGTTAAAAATCAATCGTGGGGATACCGCGACTAAGATTCATCGGAACTTCTTAAAAGACCGCATGAACCGAGCGTTTCACAAATCGAAAACTTAA
- the hldE gene encoding bifunctional D-glycero-beta-D-manno-heptose-7-phosphate kinase/D-glycero-beta-D-manno-heptose 1-phosphate adenylyltransferase HldE: MMVHLPSFQNTRIMIVGDIMLDRYYSGDTGRISPEAPVPVVKVNDHEARPGGAANVAINAASLGAQVHLVGLCGAREGAADEAAKILEERLSAHGVTCHFAFVDGMDTITKLRVMSRNQQLLRLDFEESFAQVDKSVLTQQVAAVLGDVDVLVLSDYAKGTLSDAASLIALAKQAQVPVVVDPKGTDYSGYRGAMLITPNMSEFQQIQGSVNSESELSTKAQALREQLALEHILVTRSEHGMSLFSQGPDYHLPAKAKEVYDVTGAGDTVVATLALGVAVGLELNQACVLANQAASIVVGKLGTSTVSPTELSLAIQDVVHEDSGVMNAEQLVYTVRQLQAQGKKVVMTNGCFDILHAGHVSYLQAAAKLGDRLIVAVNDDASVTRLKGAGRPVNNVSRRMAVLAGLGAVDFVVPFGEDTPQALIAEVLPDILVKGGDYTVEQIAGGAEVIANGGEVKIMHFEEGVSTTAIIKQITGE, translated from the coding sequence ATTATGGTTCATTTACCGTCTTTTCAGAACACCCGTATTATGATTGTCGGCGATATCATGCTTGACCGCTATTACAGTGGCGATACTGGCCGGATTTCACCAGAAGCACCAGTACCTGTGGTGAAAGTCAATGACCATGAAGCTAGGCCGGGCGGGGCTGCAAATGTGGCCATTAACGCAGCTTCATTGGGTGCACAAGTGCATTTGGTTGGCCTGTGTGGAGCGCGAGAAGGCGCTGCGGATGAGGCGGCTAAAATCCTAGAGGAGCGTTTGTCAGCTCATGGGGTGACCTGTCATTTTGCTTTTGTTGATGGTATGGATACCATCACCAAATTACGAGTCATGAGTCGCAACCAACAGTTATTGCGTTTGGATTTTGAAGAGTCATTTGCTCAGGTAGATAAATCCGTATTGACGCAACAAGTCGCAGCGGTATTAGGCGATGTTGATGTGTTGGTACTCTCTGATTACGCCAAAGGCACATTAAGTGATGCAGCGTCTTTGATTGCACTCGCAAAGCAAGCACAAGTGCCAGTGGTTGTTGATCCCAAAGGCACTGATTACAGTGGCTATCGCGGGGCAATGTTGATTACCCCGAATATGTCTGAATTCCAACAAATTCAAGGTTCTGTTAATAGTGAAAGTGAGTTGAGCACCAAAGCACAAGCTTTGCGTGAGCAATTGGCTCTCGAACATATTTTGGTCACGCGTTCGGAACATGGCATGTCGTTGTTTTCACAGGGCCCTGATTATCACTTACCGGCCAAAGCCAAAGAAGTTTATGATGTGACCGGAGCTGGTGATACGGTTGTCGCGACCCTTGCGCTAGGCGTTGCCGTTGGCTTGGAATTAAATCAGGCATGTGTGTTAGCAAACCAAGCCGCAAGCATCGTGGTGGGTAAGCTTGGAACATCAACCGTATCTCCAACTGAATTATCATTAGCGATACAAGATGTGGTGCACGAAGACAGTGGTGTTATGAATGCCGAGCAACTTGTGTATACCGTTCGTCAGTTACAAGCACAAGGCAAAAAAGTGGTAATGACCAATGGATGCTTTGATATTTTACATGCAGGTCATGTATCGTATTTACAAGCAGCGGCAAAATTAGGCGATCGTTTGATTGTGGCGGTCAATGACGATGCTTCGGTTACTCGCTTAAAGGGCGCAGGTCGGCCGGTGAACAATGTCTCGCGTCGGATGGCGGTATTGGCTGGGTTAGGCGCTGTGGATTTTGTCGTGCCATTTGGGGAAGATACGCCACAGGCATTGATTGCTGAGGTGTTGCCAGATATCTTGGTCAAAGGAGGGGATTATACCGTAGAGCAAATTGCAGGTGGGGCTGAGGTGATTGCCAATGGTGGTGAAGTCAAAATCATGCATTTTGAAGAAGGGGTATCTACTACTGCGATCATCAAGCAGATAACGGGCGAGTAA
- a CDS encoding DUF350 domain-containing protein, whose amino-acid sequence MEQLVALVAFPNALMLYVLMDIVIVLALLLTIRLLAGSQSKVSVSDELASKDNAAFGISVAGRMLALCIVLSAIVGRHIGQGFDIAALGMLLFGTIGILLIKLGRVAHDKVILHRLVKDEAIAKRNTAVAVVDASSAIASAIVIYGVINWVKGTDTQAIVAIITGFFVMLTVLLVTTRIYELRFARNNQVDSLQGQLRKGNLALGIQHSGNLIGTALVVSGAGNILQYDAATYVTNVTGWLFCGVVGAFLLAIIVGLAKRLVLLGIDWKQEVDLQENIGIATLEWVLSVGIALIVLGIISF is encoded by the coding sequence ATGGAACAGTTGGTTGCTCTGGTCGCTTTCCCTAATGCACTCATGCTTTATGTCTTGATGGACATTGTCATCGTCTTAGCATTACTTCTAACCATTCGTTTACTCGCGGGCTCGCAAAGTAAGGTGAGTGTGTCGGATGAACTCGCAAGCAAAGACAATGCGGCGTTTGGCATCAGTGTGGCAGGGCGCATGCTTGCGTTGTGCATTGTATTATCTGCGATTGTCGGCCGGCACATTGGACAAGGGTTTGATATCGCCGCATTGGGTATGTTGTTGTTTGGCACCATAGGTATTCTTCTAATCAAATTAGGGCGCGTGGCACACGATAAAGTGATTTTGCATCGCTTAGTGAAAGACGAGGCGATTGCCAAGCGCAACACGGCTGTCGCAGTAGTAGATGCATCGAGCGCCATTGCCTCGGCGATTGTGATTTATGGCGTAATCAACTGGGTTAAAGGCACAGATACACAAGCGATTGTGGCGATCATTACGGGCTTTTTTGTCATGCTCACTGTATTGCTGGTGACGACTCGTATTTATGAATTGCGCTTTGCGCGTAACAATCAAGTGGATTCACTACAAGGCCAGTTGCGCAAAGGTAATCTGGCGCTTGGTATCCAACACTCTGGTAACTTAATCGGCACAGCGCTCGTGGTCTCGGGTGCTGGGAATATATTGCAATACGATGCGGCGACCTATGTCACTAACGTGACTGGCTGGTTGTTTTGTGGTGTGGTTGGCGCGTTCTTACTAGCCATTATTGTCGGTTTGGCCAAACGTTTGGTGTTGCTGGGGATCGATTGGAAACAAGAAGTCGATCTGCAAGAAAACATTGGGATCGCTACCCTTGAATGGGTCTTAAGCGTCGGCATAGCTCTTATTGTGTTGGGCATCATCAGTTTTTAA